A window from Citrus sinensis cultivar Valencia sweet orange chromosome 3, DVS_A1.0, whole genome shotgun sequence encodes these proteins:
- the LOC102620627 gene encoding uncharacterized protein LOC102620627 isoform X2, producing MRRNKKEEEQVKETSFTNLYENSLFEVLKHADTRETNRLCPVVSTLRKYSSATKQENSKGFDRGITIWCRIIHNSSPFYVVFIWNGPDLRPTGSEFHSMLVIHSLKHGEEADDDSVEGSHTLTANNFDSYSHEYPILAVNFYDPWCYWSKCLHVCGSKLNNQSKCQIGIWKQ from the exons ATGAGGAGGAATAAGAAAGAGGAAGAGCAAGTCAAAGAAACTAGCTTCACAAATCTATATGAGAACTCCTTGTTCGAGGTGTTGAAACACGCGGACACCAGAGAAACAAAT AGACTTTGCCCTGTGGTATCCACTTTGAGAAAGTACTCATCTGCAACTAAACAG GAAAATTCCAAGGGATTTGACAGAGGCATCACTATCTGGTGCAGGATTATCCATAATAGCAGCCctttttatgttgtttttatttggaaTG GACCTGATTTAAGACCCACTGGTTCTGAATTCCACTCAATGCTTGTTATACATTCGCTTAAGCATGGAGAGGAAGCTGATGATGATTCTGTTGAAGGTTCTCATACGCTAACtgccaataattttgatagTTATTCACATGA GTATCCTATTTTAGCTGTCAATTTTTATGATCCATGGTGCTACTGGAGTAAATGCctg CATGTATGTGGGTCAAAACTAAATAATCAGAGCAAATGTCAAATTGGAATATGGAAACAATAA
- the LOC102620627 gene encoding uncharacterized protein LOC102620627 isoform X3: MRRNKKEEEQVKETSFTNLYENSLFEVLKHADTRETNRLCPVVSTLRKYSSATKQENSKGFDRGITIWCRIIHNSSPFYVVFIWNGPDLRPTGSEFHSMLVIHSLKHGEEADDDSVEGSHTLTANNFDSYSHEYPILAVNFYDPWCYWSKCLDDLQ, encoded by the exons ATGAGGAGGAATAAGAAAGAGGAAGAGCAAGTCAAAGAAACTAGCTTCACAAATCTATATGAGAACTCCTTGTTCGAGGTGTTGAAACACGCGGACACCAGAGAAACAAAT AGACTTTGCCCTGTGGTATCCACTTTGAGAAAGTACTCATCTGCAACTAAACAG GAAAATTCCAAGGGATTTGACAGAGGCATCACTATCTGGTGCAGGATTATCCATAATAGCAGCCctttttatgttgtttttatttggaaTG GACCTGATTTAAGACCCACTGGTTCTGAATTCCACTCAATGCTTGTTATACATTCGCTTAAGCATGGAGAGGAAGCTGATGATGATTCTGTTGAAGGTTCTCATACGCTAACtgccaataattttgatagTTATTCACATGA GTATCCTATTTTAGCTGTCAATTTTTATGATCCATGGTGCTACTGGAGTAAATGCctg GATGACTTACAATAA
- the LOC102620627 gene encoding uncharacterized protein LOC102620627 isoform X1 — translation MRRNKKEEEQVKETSFTNLYENSLFEVLKHADTRETNRLCPVVSTLRKYSSATKQENSKGFDRGITIWCRIIHNSSPFYVVFIWNGPDLRPTGSEFHSMLVIHSLKHGEEADDDSVEGSHTLTANNFDSYSHEYPILAVNFYDPWCYWSKCLFFYCACLEWCRMTYNKPKHVCGSKLNNQSKCQIGIWKQ, via the exons ATGAGGAGGAATAAGAAAGAGGAAGAGCAAGTCAAAGAAACTAGCTTCACAAATCTATATGAGAACTCCTTGTTCGAGGTGTTGAAACACGCGGACACCAGAGAAACAAAT AGACTTTGCCCTGTGGTATCCACTTTGAGAAAGTACTCATCTGCAACTAAACAG GAAAATTCCAAGGGATTTGACAGAGGCATCACTATCTGGTGCAGGATTATCCATAATAGCAGCCctttttatgttgtttttatttggaaTG GACCTGATTTAAGACCCACTGGTTCTGAATTCCACTCAATGCTTGTTATACATTCGCTTAAGCATGGAGAGGAAGCTGATGATGATTCTGTTGAAGGTTCTCATACGCTAACtgccaataattttgatagTTATTCACATGA GTATCCTATTTTAGCTGTCAATTTTTATGATCCATGGTGCTACTGGAGTAAATGCctg TTTTTTTATTGTGCATGTCTTGAATGGTGCAGGATGACTTACAATAAACCAAAGCATGTATGTGGGTCAAAACTAAATAATCAGAGCAAATGTCAAATTGGAATATGGAAACAATAA